The Silene latifolia isolate original U9 population chromosome 4, ASM4854445v1, whole genome shotgun sequence region gtatttgatattaaatttaaatatgtaAAGGTAAATTTGGCCttgattataactcattttcactTCCAACCAAACCTAtattctaatcaatctctttcgacaTCTCATTTTTCGTCTgaagaacatcattcaccccaaatAATGTCAAAATACCAaagacacgcgtcggacacgtgcccaaataccatggacacgcgtcggacacgtgcccaaataaaagtaggaagttagacacggctttataggtGCTCGACACATTTAGGCGTGTGTCCAAGGAGTGTCGGTGTCGGACACGAGACGACTGATGAAGAGAAGTGTTCGTGCAACCTAGTGTATCATGCATCATGCATGCCCAATTCATAATTGCATTCGTGACTCAGAAATCAGAATTTGAGCTGAAATTATGATTATGCTATTTACCGAAAACAAGTTGGTTTTGTTTAATCAAGATTGTTAAATACTCCTTCGTCCGCTCACTCGATTTCTGACTGATAGACGAACATTAGGAAGGTTTTTAATGAGTGATTTGATCATCTAGTTATCTATTAACTACAGCTATTAATGAGATTTTTTTCTGCCTCTTTAATCTTTatgccaaaaacaaaacataaataaataactAAAACAAAAGGAATAGAACGATAATTTCTTTAAGTGGTGCAAACACATTTTCTTATCTAATCTTGACGTAAATTCAAAAATAGAATGGCAAACTCTCTAGTGCATGACAATTAGACATTGAAACATAGAAGTGGAGCATATTCGTACATTTATTGCTATATAACGAATGATTTAATTAACACATGACGAATAAGGAGGATGGGAAAGTTGCCTAATATTGAATACATAAATTCTCATTTTTTTGTCTTATCGGGATAATTATTTTGTGGTCATGATTTGGTTGTTCAATGCGATGAGAAATGTGATGCATTATTCATACAATCATACAACTCCATAAACAGACCGTAAAATCGTCCATATGCctctctttaaaaaaaaaatataaactaCACAAAGAGGCTTGAAAAATATtgaaataaaataagaataaaaggaAAGTGAAAGACCCAATTAAATATGGATGAAATTAATTGCAGAAAATATTATTCTAATCATTCATTTATATTTAGTTGAACGGTTTTTCTAACATACTCGTATGTTCTAAACTTCTAATGGCACGCGTTAATCTTTCTtgaagaaaaataaataattgaaataaaGAGAATGGTCGTTCTTTTGGAATTGTGTAATTGGCCTTAAAGAAAACGCTAATTTTTTAAATTAATTACGGAAATCAAACGTAAAAGTTATTTAAAAGACATAATGTTGGTATGCTAGCTTATGATTGCACTTATATACTGTATATAAGTCTTTAAATGGAATTCTAAAATACTTGGCCATGGTATACTTTACTCATTATGATAATGTTAGAGTTATCATTCACAATTTTTATTTTAATCATAAAGTAAAATGAAATAGCGTCATTCATCAGGTCGTACTGAGTTCGTTATTATCTTATTCATTAGATTAATAAACCCATAattaatgtttttaaaatattATATCTAAGTATTGTGGTGTACTCAAAATCAATATCACTCAGATTGATGCCATTAGGGAAATAAACTCTAAAGCATCTCATTCTCAACACTGTATAATTTTCCAAAATTTAATTTTTGTATCGTCATATTAAAAAAATTTAGAAATATATATATACCGAAAAGTAATACTTCCTCAGTCTCACACATTTCTTTACGTTTACTTTTTCACATTTGTCAATGTACATTTTGTTTTGTTCCTAtctttatttatatattattaaaaATTAGTACTCATTAAGACGATCCAAAAAAAATCTTACATGACTATATTTTAtgttatatacggagtattacaaattaTATTAGAAATTCTCTCCActcatgaatagtgccaaaaagtaagggtaaagaaaTGGGTGAGACGGAGAGGGTAATTAACGCGCTAACTCATTTTCCTAAGATTATTTAATTGAAGTTATATTCTGTTTTGTACTTAATTCATCTCCTTTTGTTTTGTAAAATGCAGGAAGTGCTTAAAAGATTAACCTACGACACAATATGCAAAGTGTCTCTAGGCACGGACCCAAACTGCCTAGACCTCTCAGTTCCAGTCCCACCACTCATCGCCGCTTTCGAGACCGCTGCCGAGATATCCGCCCGTCGATCCACCACCCCAATCTACCTCCTCTGGAAGCTCAAACGAGCTCTCAACTTAGGCTCAGAAGCAAAACTCAAGAACTCCATACAGACAATCCATACCCAAGTCACCAAAATCATCCAAGACAAACAAAAATCATTCTCCAAAACCGACTTCAACGGTCAATCCGCAAGCAGCCACGATTTCCTGTCCCGATTCCTGGCTGCTGGATATGACGGCGAGCTGGCGAGAGACATGGTTATCAGTTTCCTCATGGCTGGCCGCGATACTACTGCAGCCGCCATGACTTGGTTATTCTGGCTAATTTCAAGTAAAAATACTTCAGCCCGGGATTCTATTCGGGCTGAATTAGGTACTATTAAAAGTTCGGGTCAATTAGGGTACGAGGTCGTGAAGCGAGATATGGGATATTTACAAGCTTGTTTGTGTGAGACTATGAGGTTATACCCTCCAGTTGCATGGGATTCAAAGCATGCAGCTAACGACGACGTTTTACCAGATGGGACTAGGGTTAAGAAAGGTGAACGTGTTACGTACTTTCCGTATGGTATGGGTAGGATGGAGAAGATATGGGGGACTGATTGGTCTAGGTTTGATCCTGACCGCTGGTTCGAGAAGGCACAAAATGATCATGATGATGATGTCAGTAGTCGCGGGGGTTTGAAAATGGTTAACCCGTATGTGTTCCCTGTTTTTCAGGCTGGACCGAGGGTTTGTCTAGGGAAAGAAATGGCGTTTATACAAATGAAGTATGTTGTGGCTTCGGTGATTAGCCGGTTTGATTTTGAACCGGTTAGTTTGGAACCACCGGTTTTTGTGCCATTGTTGACGTCACATATGTATGGGGGTTTAAGGGTCAGGGTCAAGGAAATCGGGTCTGCGTAAtggacatattttattaattaatagttttgaTAAATATTTTGCAAATTTGGAGCGTTTTTGCGAGCACAATCTGTCTTGCTTGGTTGCCTCGTTTGGGTGCACGAATTTtgcacatatatatatatgaagcCTTCTATGCTCAAGATCAGTAATGTATAGGTAGAGAGTGTACTAGTTCCTCTATCTCACCTGTATCGTTTCATTTGAGTTTGCATAATATTCGAGTTAATTTTTCGATTACGTTTTCTTCATCAGGGTTTAAAAATAAGATTGAATAAGCTAGGCTATTATACAAGATATGGTAACCCTAATGCTAACCTCCATGGCTAAAATTGTATAAATGAATATAAAGCTCGTATTtctttatagtttttttttttttggtgaaatgtgagttgtATAAATATAAAAAATGTATCAAGAACATACTAGTTTGCGAGTTACATCATCTAAGGCAATTACATGAATCCAACATCTTTAAGCCAATCTAGTTCTAGGATTGTAATCTCTCGCCTGTCTTTACCATGGATTCTCAGCTTCAGGAGAAGAACCCCCCCATTCCTGCATTTATTCCGTCATGTGCACGAGTAGCACCTGATTTCATAGAGGGAGGAGGAGAAGCAACATCCCTGTAGGATAGAGCTCCAAAATCCACTTTACTATGTCCACCAGACTCCTCATTACTCCATTTAAAAAGAGTCAATTTCTTGATTGGGGTAGTGATAATAAGATTTTCCTGGATAGGAGACTTATTAGCTCCTTGCGCCACCCCGACAAGCTTTTCGATTGCGAACTTCTGTGTCTTCTCGGGAACTATCACCTGTTCAGAGCTTTCTTATCAATCGGCCTCCACCTTTTTCTAGTTGTCACAGCGCTCTTCTTCTTTTCCTCTACTCTTTTGCAGTGGTTTCCATCATGACCCATTCCTTGACATTTCTTTGCAAGTAATAGGCCTCCATTCATACTCTACTTCCACTTTTATCACATCCCCTTTTTCATCTTTAAACAAGACTTCAGATGGGAGAGATTGATCCACCATCATCTCCACCATGACTCTTGCATAGCCTAATCTCGTTTTCTCATTCGTCGCCTGATCACTCTTCACATATTTACCCACCAGGCCAGTGATCTTAGGCAGACTCTTACCCCAGAACTTAATGTGTAGGTGGTGTAGACGAATCCATGCAGGAACAGACTTAACATTTGCCTTTGTTAATTCAATGTCCTTTGTCCACTCCTTGACTATCATCGGTTTGTTATCAAACAGATAGTGCCCTGATAACAAGACTTTATCCTTCATCTCCATTGACTTGAACCTAACCAGGAAAACACCATTTGGAAGGAAGGAGATTTTATCAATGTTGAATTTTGTCCATATCCTCCTAATAAAACCCTCGACCACCTCCCACGGTGGGTTAGCACCCAAAATGAAGCACATCACCGCTTGATTCCAATAGACTATCTCTTCCTCAACATCCTCAGGTTGGATCTGTAGCATTTCCTCACACTCTGTTTTATCCTCGTCTtccacctcttcttcttcttttccttcttcttcttcttcttcttcttcttcttggtcGTCTTCTTGTTCTTCTTCAGTCTCTGGTTTCTGCGTTTCTGACACTATTTCGTCCTCCTCTCCATTCACTTCATCTTCTCCTTCTGTAGCTGATTCATCATCACTCTCCGTTTCAATTTCTAGTTCTGGTATACCAACAATTTCATTAACACTTTTCATTTTTCCATTTGCATCAACATCAGGGCCTTTTTGAATCTCAATAGGGGTTCCTTCTATGGTATCATTCTTATCTTCATCTTTGCTGGACGTCACAATTTGCTTAGCAGAGATACTCCGTCCTCGAAGAGACATCTCCCGCTGCCGTTGCAGGTTTGATTTCCTCGCCATTGGCGCAGAACAAACCTCACTTCCTTTCTCTCATTTGAGCATCACCCTCGACTGAAATAGCTCGGTGACGGCGCCGTTAGGCTACCATCAGCGACCGAAGTCGTCGAGAGAAGAACAACTTTCTAAAAGCACCTCTTGCTTGTCGGAGAATATTCTTGTCAGGGAATATACACTTTATCAAAAGTATTAAGCGTGCTTTGTGTATTTCTTTATAGTTAACAAATTGTATAAatgaatataaaataattacttagtgagattttggtggaaaatAAAAGGTTATAGTTCACCTTTGGTTAAATTTAGTAAAGGTCAATGACTACAAATCAAATttgaaaggttttttttttttttttattgttacgTTGTTAACAAGAAGTATCTCCCTCGATTGATAGCTCAGACAATTCTTTTGAAAGTCCTAAAAGATGATAGTCATTACCAGTCACCTAGGACTGTAAATCTAAGTCGGCTTATATAGCCCTCGGAGTCAGCTCGGTTAAAGCTTGGCTCGTCGAAATCGGTGAAAACTGATTCCGAGCAGATTGCGGGCAGAGGTGGGCCAAATTCGAGCGGATTCGGAAGCTCATCGAGGCTcgttttatttttcttattatgACTTAATTTTGGCATGTtacaattatttttatttttaataaaatgttATTTAGCATTTGTCATTATAttcttaggggtcgtttggttgacAATGGAAAATTGCAATGCCCGGGATCGAAAGAACCAATTACTATTCTATTCTATTTTATGTGAATTTGCAAAAATTTGTTTGGTTGCATGTGGGACCTCCAATTCCATGGGAATTTCCACTTACCTAGGgggcctaggtaagcaacttcctccattatggaggaattagagTTCCTAAGAAGTtcaaattcatgtgaattggggtaaccaaacaacaagCTATTTTTACACTTCCCATGAATTACAATTCATGTGTTTTTtatgggcaaccaaacaagtctttattataattggtaaaaattttatatttgcattttttttaaaaataattattttaatttgatttaatagtttaaaaaagaaaaaaaaatattgaatTAACCTAGCTCAAGTCGAGCTCGAGTTTCTAAGCTGATTCCAAACCCACTCGAGCTCGAACTCAAACTTAGATCGGTTACACCCCAGTCTATATTCACACCAACCAACTTTGATATTACTGATTTAGTGAccatatatttaattattaatgaatAAATC contains the following coding sequences:
- the LOC141651021 gene encoding cytochrome P450 94B3-like, which codes for PIHIFSYKKTNTITSSSSIIPLLFTKKIIKINKKLYSLTPIDLFLSFSFLLFISSILYAKLSTKSSATDDTYNNDNKPPTYPIIGCLVAFNQNKRRLLEWYTELLAASPTQIIEVSRLGARKTVVTANPENVEYILKTKFNNFPKGRPFAELVGDLLGCGIFNVDGELWASQRKLASHEFTTKSLREFVVKTLEDEVEGRLFPLLQTAAMENKVIDLQEVLKRLTYDTICKVSLGTDPNCLDLSVPVPPLIAAFETAAEISARRSTTPIYLLWKLKRALNLGSEAKLKNSIQTIHTQVTKIIQDKQKSFSKTDFNGQSASSHDFLSRFLAAGYDGELARDMVISFLMAGRDTTAAAMTWLFWLISSKNTSARDSIRAELGTIKSSGQLGYEVVKRDMGYLQACLCETMRLYPPVAWDSKHAANDDVLPDGTRVKKGERVTYFPYGMGRMEKIWGTDWSRFDPDRWFEKAQNDHDDDVSSRGGLKMVNPYVFPVFQAGPRVCLGKEMAFIQMKYVVASVISRFDFEPVSLEPPVFVPLLTSHMYGGLRVRVKEIGSA